One genomic segment of Methanofastidiosum sp. includes these proteins:
- a CDS encoding exodeoxyribonuclease III: protein MKNLRILSWNVNGLRSIAKKGFLEFIENGAPDILCIQETKAREEDIHKELKEISGYYSYFSSPERKGYSGVCIYTKEKPLFIERNFGLEKFDIEGRALILEYSHFILFNVYFPNGKMSSERLRYKMDFYDMFLEHVSNLLNQGKRLIICGDVNTAHKEIDIARPKENEKISGFLPEERAWISKFIDAGFIDTFRYFNKDPANYSWWDYKSKARDRNVGWRIDYFFISSNLSESLKSAFILNNVFGSDHCPVGIEISSENTT, encoded by the coding sequence ATGAAAAATCTTAGAATATTATCATGGAATGTTAACGGGCTGCGTTCAATAGCTAAAAAAGGATTCTTAGAATTCATTGAAAATGGTGCCCCAGATATATTATGCATCCAGGAGACAAAAGCCAGAGAAGAAGACATTCATAAAGAATTAAAAGAAATATCGGGCTATTATTCTTATTTCTCATCTCCTGAAAGAAAGGGTTACAGTGGTGTCTGTATTTACACAAAAGAGAAGCCATTGTTTATAGAGAGAAATTTTGGGCTTGAAAAATTTGACATTGAAGGAAGAGCATTGATTCTCGAATACTCTCACTTTATTCTATTTAATGTCTATTTCCCTAATGGAAAAATGTCAAGCGAAAGATTACGTTATAAAATGGATTTTTACGATATGTTTCTAGAACACGTCAGTAATCTACTCAATCAAGGTAAAAGGCTAATTATTTGTGGAGACGTAAATACCGCACACAAAGAGATAGATATTGCAAGGCCAAAAGAAAATGAAAAGATTTCTGGATTCTTACCCGAAGAAAGAGCATGGATTAGCAAATTTATTGATGCAGGTTTTATTGATACTTTTCGTTATTTCAATAAAGATCCCGCAAATTACAGTTGGTGGGATTATAAGAGCAAGGCAAGAGATAGAAATGTTGGGTGGAGAATCGATTATTTTTTTATTAGTAGTAATCTAAGTGAATCATTAAAGTCAGCATTTATCCTTAATAATGTATTTGGTTCAGATCACTGCCCCGTTGGAATCGAAATATCTTCTGAGAATACCACATAA